One Mercenaria mercenaria strain notata chromosome 12, MADL_Memer_1, whole genome shotgun sequence DNA segment encodes these proteins:
- the LOC123535268 gene encoding zinc finger protein 845-like, whose amino-acid sequence MFQHKRIHTRQKVFDSSSNLNTDVIKRKENEHFKCDTCDRAFSAMKNLKQHIKTHIGEKVIVCDIACKTSSYLKTHMTTHTGEKRFNCGAYDFVCNTSGNMKTHMRMHSGRKQFNCNECAYACFKMSALKVHMRVHTGERPFKCDVCHRAFSARNVLTKHKTIHTGEKNFKCAVCDYVCTRRSSLYNHKKIHTGQKPFKCDFCDYACNSSSHLKTHMRKHTGEKPFKCGICGHASGDSSTLRKHKQRHTGEKPFKCDVCDHDSSNSSTMKRHMRIHTGQKPFKCDVCDYACSDSCVLKTHIRRHTGKKPFKCDVCEYAGCSKDDLRKHILLHTGLKRFKCPVCDYACCSKSDIKKHMRRHTGEKPFKCDVCDYAYCSRSVLKTHILKHTGLKPFKCHVCNYACCSRSAMRRHTRRHTGEKPFKCDVCDYASSESSVLKTHLQTHTGEKPFKCDVCDYACCSRSVMKTHVLIHTGLKPFKCHVCNYACCSKSAMRRHTRRHTGEKPFKCDVCDYASSESSVLKTHMRTHTREKPFKCDVCDFASSYSSVLKTHMRTHTGEKPFKCDVCDFASSYSSVLKKHMRTHTGEKP is encoded by the coding sequence ATGTTCCAGCATAAGAGAATACATACAAGACAGAAAGTGTTTGATTCAAGCAGTAATCTTAACACAGATGTAATAAAACGAAAGGAAAATGAGCATTTTAAATGTGATACTTGTGATCGTGCATTTAGTGCTATGAAAAATCTCAAACAGCACATAAAAACACACATAGGAGAGAAGGTTATTGTATGTGATATTGCATGTAAGACAAGTAGTTATCTTAAGACACATATGACAacacatacaggagagaaacgtTTTAATTGTGGTGCTTATGATTTTGTTTGTAATACAAGCGGTAATATGAAAACACATATGAGAATGCATTCAGGACGGAAACAGTTTAATTGTAACGAATGTGCTTATGCATGTTTTAAAATGAGTGCGTTGAAGGTTCATATGAGAGTACACACAGGGGAGAGACCATTTAAATGTGACGTCTGTCATCGTGCATTTAGTGCAAGGAATGTTCTGACGAAACACAAGACGATACACACAGGAGAGAAAAACTTTAAATGTGCTGTTTGTGATTATGTATGTACTAGGAGAAGTTCTTTGTACAATCATAAGAAAATACACACAGGTCAGAAAccttttaaatgtgatttttgtgattatgcatgtaattcAAGCAGTCATCTAAAGACACATATGAGAAAACATACAggagaaaaaccttttaaatgtgGTATTTGTGGTCATGCTAGTGGCGATAGCTCTACGCTGAGGAAACATAAGCAGAGacatacaggagaaaaaccctttaaatgtgaCGTTTGTGACCATGACAGTAGTAATAGCTCTACCATGAAGagacatatgagaatacatacaggaCAAAAgccctttaaatgtgatgtttgtgattatgcatgtagtGATAGCTGTGTGCTGAAGACACATATACGGAGACATACAGGGAAAAAGCCCTTTAAATGCGATGTTTGTGAGTATGCCGGTTGTTCAAAAGATGATCTGAGGAAACATATCCTGCTACATACAGGGCTAAAACGGTTTAAATGTCCTGTTTGTGACTATGCATGTTGTTCAAAAAGTGACATAAAGAAACATATGCGAAGacatacaggagaaaaaccctttaaatgtgatgtttgcgATTATGCGTATTGTTCAAGAAGTGTTCTGAAGACACATATTCTGAAACATACAGGACTAAAACCTTttaaatgtcatgtttgtaacTATGCATGTTGTTCAAGAAGTGCCATGAGGAGACATACGCGTAGACACACAGGAGAAAAACCCTTTAAATGCGATGTCTGCGATTATGCCAGTAGTGAAAGCTCTGTGCTGAAGACACATTTGCAGACacatacaggagaaaaaccctttaaatgtgatgtttgcgATTATGCATGTTGCTCAAGAAGTGTTATGAAGACACACGTTCTGATACATACAGGACTAAAACCTTttaaatgtcatgtttgtaacTATGCATGTTGTTCAAAAAGTGCCATGAGGAGACATACGCGTAGACACACAGGAGAAAAACCCTTTAAATGCGATGTCTGCGATTATGCCAGTAGTGAAAGCTCTGTGCTGAAGACACATATGCGGACACATACAAgagagaaaccctttaaatgtgatgtttgtgattttgCAAGTAGTTATAGCAGTGTGCTGAAGACACATATGCGGacacatacaggagagaaaccctttaaatgtgatgtttgtgattttgCAAGTAGTTATAGCTCTGTGCTGAAGAAACATATGCGGacacatacaggagagaaaccctaa